Proteins encoded together in one Clostridia bacterium window:
- a CDS encoding YaaL family protein, producing MAAEAARSALAWGEGAAHRVRAWAAQVAGRIGARARAKPAAATDPISTVVDEVDQARREWQAAQLYFQNVGEPELIDQAIHWMTAAERRYVYLLRKAREERVASPFAPHREAEGGAARHAGLGRPV from the coding sequence ATGGCCGCCGAGGCCGCCCGGTCCGCCCTCGCGTGGGGCGAAGGCGCGGCGCATCGCGTGCGGGCCTGGGCCGCGCAGGTCGCCGGGCGGATCGGTGCGCGCGCGCGCGCGAAGCCGGCCGCGGCGACGGATCCGATCTCCACTGTCGTCGACGAAGTCGACCAGGCGCGCCGGGAGTGGCAGGCCGCACAGCTGTATTTCCAGAACGTCGGGGAGCCGGAGCTCATCGACCAGGCCATCCACTGGATGACGGCCGCCGAGCGGCGCTACGTGTATCTCCTGCGCAAGGCCCGGGAAGAGCGCGTCGCGTCGCCCTTCGCGCCGCACCGCGAGGCGGAGGGCGGGGCAGCCCGGCACGCCGGACTCGGCCGCCCCGTCTAA
- a CDS encoding glutamate--tRNA ligase produces the protein MAPRVRFAPSPTGYLHIGSARTVLFNFLFARSTGGTLVLRIEDTDLSRSKEELADRMAETLLWLGIEYDEGPKKGGPYGPYFQAQRTARHREIAERLIAEGKAYRCYCTPEELAERREAAVKAGRAPRYDGRCRNLSEAEVRAFEAEGRRPAVRLRVPEEGVTVVRDEVYGEVTFDNATLDDFIILRSDGMATYNFASVVDDIDMRITHVIRAEEHLSNTPKQIHVYRALGEPLPVYAHVPMVLAPDRSKLSKRHGAVSVEEFRDKGYLPEAIVNYVALLGWSPGDDREIFTMDELIREFSLERVSRTAAIYDVQKMEWINAQHLRRLSPAEVARRALPWLRKAGLVPNDGDVDAKLEAAVALVIERVRTLAEIPDAIAFLYRAPEAYDEAGVRKHFTGPDAADRLAACRRIAETVGAWTADAIEAAYRSEAERLGIKPAALIHPTRLAVTGRTVGPSLFHLLELVPREEAARRLARAEEYVRAQVASA, from the coding sequence ATGGCGCCGCGTGTCCGATTCGCTCCAAGTCCCACCGGCTACTTGCACATCGGCAGCGCCCGCACGGTGCTCTTCAACTTCCTGTTCGCGAGGTCCACGGGCGGCACGCTGGTGTTGCGCATCGAAGACACCGACCTCAGCCGCTCGAAGGAAGAGCTTGCCGACCGGATGGCGGAAACGCTGCTCTGGCTCGGCATCGAATACGATGAAGGCCCGAAGAAGGGCGGCCCCTACGGCCCGTACTTCCAGGCCCAGCGCACCGCGCGCCATCGGGAGATCGCGGAGCGGCTGATCGCGGAAGGCAAGGCCTATCGCTGCTATTGCACGCCGGAGGAACTGGCGGAACGGCGAGAGGCCGCGGTGAAGGCCGGCCGCGCGCCGCGTTACGACGGCCGCTGCCGTAACCTCAGCGAGGCCGAGGTCCGCGCGTTCGAAGCGGAGGGCCGCCGGCCCGCCGTCCGCCTCCGCGTCCCCGAAGAGGGCGTCACCGTCGTGCGCGACGAGGTCTACGGCGAGGTCACGTTCGACAACGCCACGCTCGACGACTTCATCATCCTTCGCAGCGACGGCATGGCGACGTACAACTTCGCGTCCGTCGTCGACGACATCGACATGCGCATCACGCACGTGATCCGTGCGGAAGAGCACCTGTCCAACACGCCGAAGCAGATTCACGTCTACCGGGCGCTCGGGGAGCCGCTGCCCGTCTACGCCCACGTGCCCATGGTGCTGGCACCGGACCGGTCCAAGCTCAGCAAGCGCCACGGCGCCGTGTCGGTCGAGGAGTTCCGCGACAAGGGCTACCTGCCCGAGGCGATCGTGAATTACGTGGCGCTTCTCGGCTGGTCTCCCGGCGACGACCGTGAAATCTTCACGATGGACGAGCTGATCCGGGAATTTTCGCTCGAGCGCGTCAGCCGGACGGCGGCCATCTACGACGTGCAAAAGATGGAATGGATCAACGCCCAGCACCTGCGCCGGCTGTCTCCGGCCGAAGTCGCGCGCCGTGCGCTGCCCTGGCTCAGGAAGGCGGGACTCGTTCCTAACGATGGCGACGTCGACGCGAAGCTGGAAGCGGCCGTGGCGCTGGTGATCGAGCGCGTGCGGACGCTGGCGGAGATCCCGGACGCCATCGCGTTCCTGTACCGTGCGCCCGAGGCGTATGACGAAGCGGGCGTGCGCAAGCATTTCACCGGTCCGGACGCCGCCGACCGCCTGGCGGCCTGCCGGCGCATCGCGGAGACGGTCGGCGCGTGGACGGCGGACGCCATCGAGGCGGCGTACCGCTCGGAAGCTGAACGCCTTGGCATCAAGCCGGCCGCGCTCATCCACCCCACGCGGCTGGCCGTGACGGGCCGCACCGTCGGCCCGAGCCTGTTCCACCTGCTGGAGCTCGTGCCGCGCGAGGAGGCGGCCCGGCGTCTCGCGCGCGCGGAAGAGTACGTGCGAGCGCAGGTCGCGAGCGCGTAA
- a CDS encoding Rieske 2Fe-2S domain-containing protein, giving the protein MTDRRGRMDSSREERDWVEAVAEDLLAERRPRYAPRSPREAALLRVMTELRAARPSVPEPSEALRRRVEAALARRGADARVAPGSSAESSRAPRVGISRRQALRWMAAGVVAAILAGTGLGRWLNVRGSRGEWVEAAKSEDVREGAVVYREVAGTGVFLIRKDTRIRALSATCTHMPCPLHADPSADLLRCPCHGAAFDLNGQPVDGLYRVPLRPLPELAVRETGGRILVWIG; this is encoded by the coding sequence ATGACCGATCGACGCGGAAGAATGGACTCGTCGCGGGAGGAGCGGGACTGGGTCGAGGCGGTCGCGGAAGATCTGCTGGCGGAGCGCCGTCCGCGTTACGCGCCGCGATCGCCCCGCGAGGCGGCGCTGCTTCGCGTCATGACTGAGCTGCGCGCCGCCCGCCCCTCGGTGCCGGAACCCTCGGAGGCGCTGCGGCGGCGCGTCGAGGCGGCGCTCGCGCGGCGCGGCGCAGACGCCCGCGTCGCGCCGGGCTCGAGCGCCGAGTCCAGCCGCGCGCCGCGTGTCGGCATCTCTCGCCGCCAGGCGCTGCGTTGGATGGCGGCGGGCGTCGTCGCGGCCATCCTGGCGGGGACGGGGCTGGGGCGCTGGCTCAACGTGCGCGGCTCTCGCGGCGAGTGGGTGGAAGCGGCGAAGTCGGAAGACGTCCGGGAGGGTGCCGTCGTCTACCGAGAGGTCGCCGGCACCGGCGTCTTTTTGATTCGAAAAGACACGCGCATTCGCGCGCTGTCCGCGACCTGCACGCACATGCCCTGCCCGCTGCACGCGGACCCGTCCGCGGACCTGCTGCGCTGCCCTTGTCACGGCGCCGCGTTTGACCTGAACGGGCAACCGGTCGACGGCCTTTACCGGGTGCCCCTGCGCCCGCTCCCCGAGCTCGCCGTGCGCGAGACCGGCGGCCGCATCCTCGTCTGGATCGGTTGA
- a CDS encoding cupredoxin domain-containing protein, whose translation MNGKAWLAGLVGLALIAAVGCGSPAAPQTAGNAGGSGTAGSSSGGMGYGPEYGGYGSGGTSGGSGGAPAGTSEGGATSSNSSEATGTSPSQGGSTSEPAGATASETAGPQTVDVDLYEFKIEIGGTEVDHDGTVTVPAGRVTFAIKNEGGATHAFEIKGDGIDVKTKSLGPGDTDTLTVDLKPGKYEIWCPVGHHRDLGMQGVITVQ comes from the coding sequence TTGAACGGGAAGGCATGGCTGGCCGGCCTTGTCGGCCTGGCGCTGATCGCGGCCGTCGGCTGCGGATCGCCCGCGGCCCCGCAAACGGCGGGCAATGCGGGCGGTTCGGGAACGGCCGGCTCGTCGTCGGGCGGCATGGGGTATGGCCCGGAATACGGAGGCTACGGGTCGGGCGGCACGTCCGGCGGTTCCGGCGGTGCGCCGGCGGGTACGTCGGAGGGAGGCGCGACATCCTCGAATTCCTCGGAAGCGACAGGGACCTCGCCGTCGCAAGGCGGTTCCACGTCAGAGCCGGCGGGCGCCACCGCCTCGGAGACCGCAGGGCCGCAGACGGTGGACGTCGATCTGTACGAATTCAAGATCGAGATCGGCGGAACGGAGGTGGATCACGACGGGACCGTCACGGTTCCCGCGGGACGCGTGACCTTCGCGATCAAGAACGAAGGCGGGGCGACGCACGCGTTCGAAATCAAGGGCGACGGAATCGACGTGAAGACCAAGTCCCTTGGCCCGGGCGACACGGACACCCTGACCGTCGACCTGAAACCCGGAAAGTACGAAATCTGGTGCCCGGTCGGTCACCATCGCGACCTGGGCATGCAGGGCGTCATCACGGTTCAATAG
- a CDS encoding RNA polymerase sigma factor, whose amino-acid sequence MTDAPQERASALEDVYRRMLRPLYRFVYRQVGNAADAEDICADVFVRAVRWLRADAPAAEVRSWLWRAARSAVNEYWRTVYRQPPLSSHELDNVVPMAFDDDASMERAAKRRVERLLLRLPEKQRTVLELRFLEGLSVQETAARMGISETYVKVLQHRALRAAAGIEEESDPT is encoded by the coding sequence GTGACGGATGCGCCGCAGGAGCGAGCTTCGGCGCTTGAGGACGTCTACCGGCGGATGCTCCGTCCCCTGTACCGCTTCGTGTACCGGCAGGTGGGCAACGCGGCCGACGCCGAAGACATCTGCGCCGACGTGTTCGTTCGGGCCGTGCGCTGGCTGCGCGCGGACGCTCCGGCGGCCGAGGTCCGCTCCTGGCTCTGGCGGGCCGCGCGCAGCGCGGTGAACGAATACTGGCGAACCGTGTACCGCCAGCCGCCGCTGTCCTCGCACGAGTTGGACAATGTCGTGCCCATGGCCTTCGACGACGACGCGTCGATGGAACGGGCGGCGAAGCGCCGCGTGGAGAGGCTGCTGCTCCGGTTGCCGGAGAAGCAGCGAACCGTCCTGGAGCTGCGTTTCCTCGAAGGGCTCTCGGTACAGGAAACGGCGGCGCGCATGGGGATCAGCGAAACGTACGTCAAGGTCCTCCAGCACCGTGCGTTGCGGGCAGCAGCCGGCATCGAGGAAGAGAGCGACCCGACATGA
- a CDS encoding pro-sigmaK processing inhibitor BofA family protein, with product MSAVAFWTAVAVAGVALAAGLAVLLSGPLRWLGLWIVRSAAGAVALWLLQYPASLFGWHVGVNPWTALAVGALGAPGILLLYGLQALLR from the coding sequence ATGAGCGCGGTGGCGTTCTGGACCGCCGTGGCTGTGGCGGGCGTGGCGTTGGCCGCGGGGCTGGCCGTCCTGCTGTCGGGGCCGCTGCGCTGGCTCGGGCTCTGGATCGTCCGCAGCGCCGCCGGCGCCGTGGCGCTGTGGCTCCTGCAATATCCTGCGAGCCTCTTCGGCTGGCACGTCGGGGTGAACCCGTGGACGGCGCTGGCCGTCGGCGCGCTCGGCGCGCCGGGCATCCTTCTCCTCTACGGGCTGCAGGCCCTGTTGCGCTGA